From one Nematostella vectensis chromosome 7, jaNemVect1.1, whole genome shotgun sequence genomic stretch:
- the LOC5511979 gene encoding prolyl-tRNA synthetase associated domain-containing protein 1 has translation MAFLELFASRKLNHTPGLLYIKGLHSLKMTEGRKELMEFLEKLEIKSHTVEHPAVFTVEAMMPYLKDIPNGIVSKNLFLKDKKKKGLWLVSCSANREVKLNDLAKKVGASGGFRFADEAIMVEKLGVGQGCATGFSLLNDRNQDVKFILDAEFTDYSKHDWVYFHPMENTATTGVSPEDFIKFAKATGHDPIVVNFDE, from the exons ATGGCTTTTCTGGAATTATTTGCCTCAAGAAAGCTCAACCATACACCCGGATTATTGTACATTAAAGGACTACATTCTCTCAAGATGACAGAAGGGCGTAAAGAACTTATGGAATTTCTTGAGAAACTAGAGATCAAATCACACACGGTGGAGCACCCGGCCGTATTTACCGTCGAAGCCATGATGCCTTACTTGAAAGATATCCCAAACGGAATAGTTAGTAAAAACCTCTTCcttaaagacaaaaagaagaaaggTCTTTGGCTAGTGAGCTGCTCAGCAAATAGGGAAGTGAAACTAAATGATTTAGCCAAGAAAGTGGGTGCTAGTGGTGGGTTTCGATTCGCAGACGAAGCCATCATGGTCGAGAAACTTGGCGTTGGCCAGGGATGTGCAACTGGATTCTCACTTcttaatgatagaaaccaagATGTGAAGTTTATATTAGATGCCGAGTTCACTGATTATAGTAAGCATGACTGGGTTTATTTTCATCCCATGGAAAACACTGCAACTACGGGAGTTAGTCCAGAAGATTTTATAAAATTTGCAAAGGCAACCGGACACGATCCCATTGTAGTAAACTTCGATGA ATAG
- the LOC5500087 gene encoding mitochondrial amidoxime-reducing component 1 isoform X1 — protein MSPETKLLLVCVPAAFATAVALFYWHKTRKREFRAAGHVSGLYIYPIKSCKGIPLDSAQCLLEGLRYDRRWAVIDSKGETLTCSKVATMVLISPSFDKEMENLILDAPGMETLKIPLSRRTDKIKDIQVTRTWAKGVSVGDAASDWVSRFLDIPGCELCCVVKPRYLVEDPKWGDRAQPGDKVDFADNTPLMICSQASLKELSKHYKEPVNMGRFRPNIIVDGGTPYDEDSWRTVMIGNTVRLRWIKACSRCSAINVDPVRGVRTLEPLHTLSRVRKIPWADRRHQGKPWFGWNACPDVIGLIKVGDLVWVLSE, from the exons ATGTCTCCTGAAACAAAACTTCTTCTCGTGTGTGTACCAGCTGCTTTTGCGACCGCAGTAGCTTTGTTTTACTGGCACAAGACCCGTAAGAGAGAGTTTCGTGCCGCGGGACATGTTTCGGGACTGTACATTTACCCGATCAAGTCTTGCAAGGGAATCCCGCTGGATTCAGCGCAATGTCTTCTCGAGGGATTACGATACGACAG ACGTTGGGCTGTGATTGATAGTAAAGGTGAAACACTCACATGTTCTAAAGTGGCCACCATGGTTCTCATTTCACCATCCTTTGATAAGGAAATGGAGAATCTTATCCTAGATGCGCCTGGGATGGAGACACTCAAGATACCATTGTCTAGGAGAACTGACAAGATCAAGGATATACA AGTTACACGCACTTGGGCTAAGGGAGTTTCTGTAGGAGATGCAGCATCTGATTGGGTGTCCAGGTTCCTGGACATTCCAGGATGTGAGCTATGCTGTGTGGTTAAGCCACGTTACTTGGTTGAAGACCCAAAGTGGGGTGATCGAGCGCAGCCTGGAGACAAG GTGGATTTTGCAGATAACACTCCCTTGATGATTTGCTCACAAGCATCACTCAAAGAACTAAGCAAACATTACAAAGAGCCAGTCAACATGGGCAGATTCAGGCCCAACATCATAGTAGACGGGGGGACACCCTACGATGAG GATAGCTGGAGGACTGTTATGATTGGGAACACTGTTCGTTTACGGTGGATCAAAGCATGTTCAAG GTGCTCTGCCATCAATGTGGATCCAGTAAGGGGGGTGAGGACACTAGAGCCACTGCATACACTGAGCAG GGTGAGAAAGATTCCATGGGCAGACCGAAGACACCAAGGTAAACCTTGGTTTGGCTGGAACGCTTGCCCGGATGTCATCGGTTTAATCAAGGTCGGGGATCTTGTGTGGGTTTTGTCCGAGTAA
- the LOC5500087 gene encoding mitochondrial amidoxime-reducing component 1 isoform X2: MVLISPSFDKEMENLILDAPGMETLKIPLSRRTDKIKDIQVTRTWAKGVSVGDAASDWVSRFLDIPGCELCCVVKPRYLVEDPKWGDRAQPGDKVDFADNTPLMICSQASLKELSKHYKEPVNMGRFRPNIIVDGGTPYDEDSWRTVMIGNTVRLRWIKACSRCSAINVDPVRGVRTLEPLHTLSRVRKIPWADRRHQGKPWFGWNACPDVIGLIKVGDLVWVLSE, translated from the exons ATGGTTCTCATTTCACCATCCTTTGATAAGGAAATGGAGAATCTTATCCTAGATGCGCCTGGGATGGAGACACTCAAGATACCATTGTCTAGGAGAACTGACAAGATCAAGGATATACA AGTTACACGCACTTGGGCTAAGGGAGTTTCTGTAGGAGATGCAGCATCTGATTGGGTGTCCAGGTTCCTGGACATTCCAGGATGTGAGCTATGCTGTGTGGTTAAGCCACGTTACTTGGTTGAAGACCCAAAGTGGGGTGATCGAGCGCAGCCTGGAGACAAG GTGGATTTTGCAGATAACACTCCCTTGATGATTTGCTCACAAGCATCACTCAAAGAACTAAGCAAACATTACAAAGAGCCAGTCAACATGGGCAGATTCAGGCCCAACATCATAGTAGACGGGGGGACACCCTACGATGAG GATAGCTGGAGGACTGTTATGATTGGGAACACTGTTCGTTTACGGTGGATCAAAGCATGTTCAAG GTGCTCTGCCATCAATGTGGATCCAGTAAGGGGGGTGAGGACACTAGAGCCACTGCATACACTGAGCAG GGTGAGAAAGATTCCATGGGCAGACCGAAGACACCAAGGTAAACCTTGGTTTGGCTGGAACGCTTGCCCGGATGTCATCGGTTTAATCAAGGTCGGGGATCTTGTGTGGGTTTTGTCCGAGTAA
- the LOC116618069 gene encoding uncharacterized protein LOC116618069 isoform X2, producing MSSVSKALLVCVPAAFATAVALFYLKKTRKREFRPAGHVSGLPDQVLQGNPAGLGAMSSRGFTIRQVGFANTAAVMINSQSSLKELNKHYDEPVNMDRFRPNIIVDGGTPYEEDKWRTVKIEDNV from the exons ATGTCTTCCGTAAGTAAAGCACTTCTCGTGTGTGTACCTGCTGCTTTCGCGACCGCAGTAGCTCTGTTTTACTTGAAAAAGACCCGCAAGAGAGAGTTTCGTCCCGCGGGACATGTTTCGGGACTACCCGATCAAGTCTTGCAAGGGAATCCCGCTGGATTAGGCGCAATGTCTTCTCGAGGGTTTACGATACGACag GTTGGATTTGCCAACACTGCCGCTGTAATGATCAACTCACAGTCATCACTCAAAGAACTGAATAAACATTATGATGAGCCAGTCAACATGGACAGATTCAGGCCTAATATCATAGTGGATGGGGGGACACCCTACGAGGAG GATAAATGGAGGACCGTGAAGATTGAAGACAATGTCTAG
- the LOC116618069 gene encoding uncharacterized protein LOC116618069 isoform X1 — protein sequence MSSVSKALLVCVPAAFATAVALFYLKKTRKREFRPAGHVSGLPDQVLQGNPAGLGAMSSRGFTIRQVGFANTAAVMINSQSSLKELNKHYDEPVNMDRFRPNIIVDGGTPYEEGRTRDTKARPGSVGLVPRMRLA from the exons ATGTCTTCCGTAAGTAAAGCACTTCTCGTGTGTGTACCTGCTGCTTTCGCGACCGCAGTAGCTCTGTTTTACTTGAAAAAGACCCGCAAGAGAGAGTTTCGTCCCGCGGGACATGTTTCGGGACTACCCGATCAAGTCTTGCAAGGGAATCCCGCTGGATTAGGCGCAATGTCTTCTCGAGGGTTTACGATACGACag GTTGGATTTGCCAACACTGCCGCTGTAATGATCAACTCACAGTCATCACTCAAAGAACTGAATAAACATTATGATGAGCCAGTCAACATGGACAGATTCAGGCCTAATATCATAGTGGATGGGGGGACACCCTACGAGGAG GGTCGGACCCGCGATACGAAGGCAAGGCCTGGTTCGGTTGGGTTGGTACCCCGGATGCGATTGGCTTGA
- the LOC5511947 gene encoding WD repeat-containing protein 20 isoform X2, translated as MASSKGPGTEIKQQFVTKEGVYRLMPLSEYSRPNKMPYTVQQCHPVRVSFVSVKEQTGCNDRIVFNVGRELYFYIYKGVRKAADLTKPLDKRIYKGTIPTCHDFNLLTRSAESLELLIGFSAGQVQLLDPIRQEVNKLFNEERIVDKSKVTCLHWIPGSEHLFLVAHESSNMYVYNKEHPPGSMPLSYSAMKQGPGYSIHSVKSKTVRNPVCKWNVGEGGINEFSFSPDCKHIALVTQDGYLRVFDFDAQTLYGVMKSYFGGLTCVCWSPDGKYVVTGGEDDLITVWSFHELRVIARGQGHQSWISVVAFDPYTTSVCIGGRMDDSDEEEVEQNGVPVSAPSQDVKGLISYRIGSVGQDTMLMLWDLGDDVLRPQRPRNRSIRTHTLTSSQHLNSNSICNGPSSSWESSTPNHNSNAVAPATNITKNLTQVHSLSKSVELLVNTRNCSPGTSICPSMDEAPMLEPLVAKKIAHERLTSIVFREDCIVTACQEGFVRTWARPGKVGVQFSATVV; from the exons ATGGCTTCGTCCAAAGGCCCAGGGACCGAAATAAAGCAGCAATTTGTGACCAAGGAAGGAGTCTACAGGTTAATGCCGCTTTCAGAATATTCTCGACCCAACAAAATGCCGTACACAGTTCAACAATGTCACCCTGTTCGCGTCTCGTTTGTATCTGTAAAGGAGCAAACCGGTTGCAATGACCGCATCGTTTTCAACGTCGGTAGAGAACTTTATTTCTACATTTATAAAGGAGTACGAAAG GCTGCTGACTTAACCAAGCCTCTTGACAAACGGATCTACAAGGGTACCATCCCTACATGCCATGACTTTAACTTATTGACAAGAAGTGCCGAGAGTTTAGAGCTCCTTATTGGCTTCTCAGCGGGCCAAGTGCAACTGCTTGACCCCATTCGACAAGAAGTCAATAAGCTCTTTAATGAGGAA AGAATTGTAGATAAATCCAAAGTGACTTGTCTGCATTGGATTCCAGGATCAGAACACTTATTCCTTGTTGCTCATGAGAGTAGTAATATGTATGTTTATAATAAGGAACATCCGCCAGGCTCCATGCCCTTGTCGTACTCCGCAATGAAACAGGGTCCTGGGTACTCCATCCACAGTGTCAAATCCAAAACAGTAAGGAACCCTGTCTGTAAATGGAATGTAGGGGAAGGTGGCATCAATGAATTCTCCTTTTCTCCAGACTGCAAACACATAGCCCTGGTCACACAAGATGGATACCTTAGAGTGTTTGATTTTGATGCACAAACTCTTTATGGAGTTATGAAGAGCTACTTTGGTGGGCTAACCTGCGTGTGTTGGAGTCCAGATGGAAAATATGTTGTCACAGGTGGTGAGGATGATTTGATCACTGTTTGGTCTTTTCATGAACTCAGGGTCATAGCTCGCGGCCAAGGCCATCAATCATGGATCAGTGTTGTTGCCTTTGATCCCTACACAACAAGTGTTTGCATAGGAGGTCGCATGGATGACAGTGACGAAGAAGAGGTGGAGCAGAATGGGGTTCCTGTGTCAGCTCCAAGCCAGGACGTCAAAGGGCTGATATCGTATAGGATTGGATCTGTAGGACAGGATACCATGCTCATGCTATGGGATTTGGGTGATGATGTGTTGAGGCCACAGAGGCCTCGCAACCGCAGTATAAGGACACATACTTTAACAAGCTCACAACATTTGAATTCAAACTCTATTTGTAATGGACCTTCTTCTAGTTGGGAGAGCAGCACCCCGAATCACAACTCAAACGCTGTGGCACCCGCAACAAATATCACGAAGAATTTAACGCAAGTGCACAGTTTGTCTAAATCTGTTGAACTTTTAGTCAACACAAGAAACTGTAGCCCAGGGACCAGTATTTGCCCCAGTATGGACGAGGCCCCCATGTTAGAACCACTAGTGGCCAAAAAGATAGCTCATGAACGTCTTACTTCAATAGTTTTTCGAGAGGACTGCATTGTGACAGCCTGTCAGGAGGGATTTGTCCGTACATGGGCACGACCAGGTAAAGTG GGTGTACAGTTCTCAGCAACAGTCGTGTGA
- the LOC5511947 gene encoding WD repeat-containing protein 20 isoform X1, whose amino-acid sequence MASSKGPGTEIKQQFVTKEGVYRLMPLSEYSRPNKMPYTVQQCHPVRVSFVSVKEQTGCNDRIVFNVGRELYFYIYKGVRKAADLTKPLDKRIYKGTIPTCHDFNLLTRSAESLELLIGFSAGQVQLLDPIRQEVNKLFNEERIVDKSKVTCLHWIPGSEHLFLVAHESSNMYVYNKEHPPGSMPLSYSAMKQGPGYSIHSVKSKTVRNPVCKWNVGEGGINEFSFSPDCKHIALVTQDGYLRVFDFDAQTLYGVMKSYFGGLTCVCWSPDGKYVVTGGEDDLITVWSFHELRVIARGQGHQSWISVVAFDPYTTSVCIGGRMDDSDEEEVEQNGVPVSAPSQDVKGLISYRIGSVGQDTMLMLWDLGDDVLRPQRPRNRSIRTHTLTSSQHLNSNSICNGPSSSWESSTPNHNSNAVAPATNITKNLTQVHSLSKSVELLVNTRNCSPGTSICPSMDEAPMLEPLVAKKIAHERLTSIVFREDCIVTACQEGFVRTWARPGCTVLSNSRVMEHEDTAYHEVENHHYR is encoded by the exons ATGGCTTCGTCCAAAGGCCCAGGGACCGAAATAAAGCAGCAATTTGTGACCAAGGAAGGAGTCTACAGGTTAATGCCGCTTTCAGAATATTCTCGACCCAACAAAATGCCGTACACAGTTCAACAATGTCACCCTGTTCGCGTCTCGTTTGTATCTGTAAAGGAGCAAACCGGTTGCAATGACCGCATCGTTTTCAACGTCGGTAGAGAACTTTATTTCTACATTTATAAAGGAGTACGAAAG GCTGCTGACTTAACCAAGCCTCTTGACAAACGGATCTACAAGGGTACCATCCCTACATGCCATGACTTTAACTTATTGACAAGAAGTGCCGAGAGTTTAGAGCTCCTTATTGGCTTCTCAGCGGGCCAAGTGCAACTGCTTGACCCCATTCGACAAGAAGTCAATAAGCTCTTTAATGAGGAA AGAATTGTAGATAAATCCAAAGTGACTTGTCTGCATTGGATTCCAGGATCAGAACACTTATTCCTTGTTGCTCATGAGAGTAGTAATATGTATGTTTATAATAAGGAACATCCGCCAGGCTCCATGCCCTTGTCGTACTCCGCAATGAAACAGGGTCCTGGGTACTCCATCCACAGTGTCAAATCCAAAACAGTAAGGAACCCTGTCTGTAAATGGAATGTAGGGGAAGGTGGCATCAATGAATTCTCCTTTTCTCCAGACTGCAAACACATAGCCCTGGTCACACAAGATGGATACCTTAGAGTGTTTGATTTTGATGCACAAACTCTTTATGGAGTTATGAAGAGCTACTTTGGTGGGCTAACCTGCGTGTGTTGGAGTCCAGATGGAAAATATGTTGTCACAGGTGGTGAGGATGATTTGATCACTGTTTGGTCTTTTCATGAACTCAGGGTCATAGCTCGCGGCCAAGGCCATCAATCATGGATCAGTGTTGTTGCCTTTGATCCCTACACAACAAGTGTTTGCATAGGAGGTCGCATGGATGACAGTGACGAAGAAGAGGTGGAGCAGAATGGGGTTCCTGTGTCAGCTCCAAGCCAGGACGTCAAAGGGCTGATATCGTATAGGATTGGATCTGTAGGACAGGATACCATGCTCATGCTATGGGATTTGGGTGATGATGTGTTGAGGCCACAGAGGCCTCGCAACCGCAGTATAAGGACACATACTTTAACAAGCTCACAACATTTGAATTCAAACTCTATTTGTAATGGACCTTCTTCTAGTTGGGAGAGCAGCACCCCGAATCACAACTCAAACGCTGTGGCACCCGCAACAAATATCACGAAGAATTTAACGCAAGTGCACAGTTTGTCTAAATCTGTTGAACTTTTAGTCAACACAAGAAACTGTAGCCCAGGGACCAGTATTTGCCCCAGTATGGACGAGGCCCCCATGTTAGAACCACTAGTGGCCAAAAAGATAGCTCATGAACGTCTTACTTCAATAGTTTTTCGAGAGGACTGCATTGTGACAGCCTGTCAGGAGGGATTTGTCCGTACATGGGCACGACCAG GGTGTACAGTTCTCAGCAACAGTCGTGTGATGGAACATGAAGACACAGCGTACCATGAAGTGGAGAATCACCATTATAGATAG
- the LOC5511948 gene encoding leukocyte elastase inhibitor, with protein MAQSPAGLSTNAFALDLHRVLTAQGGQTNLFYSPASIVVALAMTYLGARGNTATQMTKTFHFPTDVPEKFHDFLQALNASNSDGNQILMANRLFAQMGFEILEEFKKASKESFSAEMALVDYVKNSNGARDTVNRWVEQKTKDKIKNLIPEGMFNKDTILCLVNAVYFKGSWMKHFNRNATQSGKFKTTPSQEIQVQFLYQSSEFRYLESSTLGCQIVELPYAGEKLSMVVLLPNEVDGLGKLESSLNKETLQEVMTSLRNSHPEEVEVTLPKFTLTQEFSLGETLKGMGASDLFSPGKADLSGISAAPLVVSEVVHKAFVEVNEEGTIAAAATGVWIMLMSMPMNPVFYANHPFLFLIRHNDTGAVLFMGRLVVPDKDN; from the coding sequence ATGGCGCAATCACCCGCTGGTCTTTCTACCAATGCATTTGCACTTGATCTTCACAGAGTTCTTACCGCTCAAGGTGGCCAAACTAATCTGTTTTACTCCCCGGCAAGCATCGTTGTCGCCCTTGCCATGACGTACCTCGGAGCACGAGGGAACACCGCCACGCAAATGACGAAAACATTTCACTTTCCCACAGATGTCCCGGAAAAGTTTCATGATTTTCTTCAAGCCCTGAACGCAAGCAACTCCGATGGAAACCAGATCCTTATGGCCAATCGACTGTTTGCGCAAATGGGGTTTGAGATTTTAGAAGAATTTAAAAAAGCTAGCAAGGAGTCGTTCTCAGCTGAGATGGCTTTGGTCGACTATGTGAAGAATTCGAACGGCGCAAGAGACACTGTGAACAGATGGGTAGagcaaaagacaaaagacaAGATTAAAAATCTGATCCCTGAAGGTATGTTCAACAAAGATACCATTCTCTGCTTGGTAAATGCTGTCTACTTTAAGGGTTCGTGGATGAAACATTTCAATCGCAATGCAACGCAATCAGGGAAATTCAAGACCACCCCATCCCAAGAAATTCAGGTCCAGTTTTTGTATCAGTCCAGTGAGTTCAGGTACTTGGAGAGTAGTACCTTAGGATGTCAGATAGTTGAGTTGCCTTACGCAGGGGAgaagctgtccatggttgtgTTATTACCCAATGAGGTAGATGGCCTAGGCAAACTGGAGTCATCATTGAATAAGGAAACCTTACAAGAAGTGATGACAAGCCTAAGGAATTCTCATCCAGAAGAAGTGGAGGTCACCCTACCAAAGTTCACACTTACACAAGAGTTCTCACTTGGCGAAACCCTTAAGGGAATGGGTGCAAGTGATTTGTTTTCACCTGGGAAGGCTGACCTATCTGGAATCAGTGCAGCACCTCTGGTCGTCTCAGAAGTTGTGCATAAGGCATTTGTGGAGGTGAATGAAGAAGGGACCATTGCAGCTGCTGCTACAGGGGTGTGGATTATGCTTATGTCAATGCCAATGAACCCTGTTTTTTATGCCAACCATCCATTCCTCTTTTTGATCCGCCACAACGATACTGGAGCTGTCCTGTTTATGGGGCGCTTGGTGGTACCAGACAAAGATAATTGA